One segment of Manihot esculenta cultivar AM560-2 chromosome 4, M.esculenta_v8, whole genome shotgun sequence DNA contains the following:
- the LOC110613119 gene encoding uncharacterized protein LOC110613119, producing the protein MGRKAGAMYINPKKYGSLAKPCMKEMITYLNCLSLNQVNDEKCVRQKELLGACMEAQTTNKRKSWGSINYHLQRLNRGRK; encoded by the exons ATGGGTCGGAAAGCTGGAGCCATGTACATTAACCCAAAGAAATATGGCTCTCTAGCAAAACCTTGCATGAAGGAAATGATAACTTATCTAAATTGCTTGTCCCTTAATCAAGTaaatgatgagaaatgtgttcgGCAAAAGGAACTCTTGGGTGCCTGTATGGAAGCTCAG ACTACCAACAAAAGAAAGTCTTGGGGAAGCATTAATTACCACCTTCAGAGGCTTAACCGTGGAAGGAAGTAG
- the LOC110614181 gene encoding uncharacterized protein LOC110614181, translating into MASFSGLGIGLSLVFGCLLLALVAELYYLLWWKKKITNREVEDDDYSGNYAREFFDLIRWKKSSSLQVDNTIQDRVRIPETHEQEPDLELGTSKDLLLKAFGEESVESELMRLHNLSGPPRFLFTIKEETKEDLESEDRSRKGSRTRSLSDLIVAVDTPLLTPLASPRLKSSPLNPLDSYHQHGFNPLFESPTESEISRLRSSPPPKFKFLRDAEEKLLRKLIEEAGKRATKTSGFVQDSGFKPPNSTVLTEETEGSFLGFIVSKNKETDVLHNLPQHPSSSSQMGGFTILMARNANDGHFFKVIV; encoded by the exons ATGGCATCTTTCAGTGGGTTAGGAATTGGTTTGAGCTTAGTGTTTGGTTGCCTTCTTTTAGCACTTGTTGCAGAGCTCTACTATTTGCTATGGTGGAAGAAAAAAATCACCAACAGAGAAGTTGAAGATGATGATTACAGCGGAAACTATGCGAGGGAATTCTTTGACTTAATCAGGTGGAAGAAATCCTCCTCTTTGCAAGTTGACAACACCATTCAAGATAGAGTGAGAATCCCAGAAACTCATGAGCAAGAACCAGACTTAGAATTAGGCACAAGCAAGGATTTGCTTCTGAAGGCTTTTGGTGAAGAAAGTGTAGAATCAGAACTCATGAGGCTGCACAATCTCTCAGGCCCACCAAGATTTCTCTTCACAATCAAAGAAGAAACAAAGGAGGATTTGGAGTCTGAAGATAGGAGCAGAAAAGGGTCAAGAACAAGAAGTTTGAGTGATCTTATAGTGGCTGTTGACACCCCATTGCTTACCCCTTTAGCTTCTCCACGTTTAAAGTCTTCTCCTCTAAATCCTTTGGATTCTTATCATCAACATGGTTTCAATCCTCTCTTTGAATCACCAACAGAATCAGAGATTAGCAGGCTGAGATCTTCGCCACCTCCAAAATTCAAGTTCTTGAGGGATGCAGAGGAGAAACTGTTGAGAAAATTAATAGAAGAAGCAGGGAAAAGGGCAACTAAAACCAGTGGGTTTGTTCAAGATTCTGGGTTTAAGCCTCCAAATTCAACAGTGTTAACAGAGGAGACAGAGGGTTCTTTCTTGGGCTTCATTGTTAGTAAAAACAAGGAAACAGATGTTCTTCATAATCTTCCACAGCATCCTTCAAGCTCTTCTCAG ATGGGTGGCTTTACTATTTTAATGGCGAGAAATGCTAACGATGGACATTTTTTTAAGGTGATTGTTTAA